A region from the Tachyglossus aculeatus isolate mTacAcu1 chromosome X2, mTacAcu1.pri, whole genome shotgun sequence genome encodes:
- the FAM53C gene encoding protein FAM53C codes for MITLITEQLRNQSLEELTCPPFSISLALPDHAEVSSCARPFQLVSEGASWPGPGSPRFPAPGREPRPPDPPPAPEPPGPPPAPAPPSKRHCRSLSVPVDLSRWRPQWRPAPSKLWTPVKRRGGAGAGAGPPPQHQSPPKRGSSLGLLPAARARSPPFFSLALGRGCPPGPQRRLSLSPGPAGDRRRRPPSARSSPSRSPGPARRACALPRSRSQPCGLDARRSAVKRPHDDDPRRQRPSLDFDKMNQKPYSENRRLPGQEDGQSSPPPPWFMAYSPTGGYERGLSESEDEEDEEEEEEGAGRWDRILLPQRTLSQQDFGDLDLNLIEEN; via the exons ATGATCACCCTGATCACCGAGCAGCTCCGGAATCAGAGCCTGGAGGAGCTGACCTGCCCACCCTTCAGCATCAGCCTG GCGTTACCCGACCATGCAGAAGTCTCCAGCTGTGCCCGCCCGTTCCAGCTCGTGTCCG AGGGCGCTTCGTGGCCGGGCCCGGGGAGTCCGCGCTTCCCCGCGCCCGGCCGGGAGCCCCGGCCTCCGGACCCGCCGCCCGccccggagccccccggccccccgccggccccggcgCCCCCGTCCAAGAGGCACTGCCGCTCGCTGTCCGTGCCCGTGGACCTGTCCCGCTGGCGGCCCCAGTGGCGGCCGGCCCCCTCCAAACTGTGGACCCCCGTCaagcggcggggcggggccggggccggggcgggccccCCGCCGCAGCACCAGAGCCCCCCGAAGCGGGGGTCCAGCCTCGGCCTGCTCCCGGCCGCCCGGGCCCGCAGCCCGCCCTTCTTCAGCCTGGCCCTGGGCCGGGGATGCCCGCCCGGTCCGCAGCGTCGTCTGTCCCTGTCGCCGGGCCCGGCCGgggaccgccgccgccgcccgccctcGGCCCGCAGCTCGCCGTCGCGCTCCCCGGGGCCGGCCCGGCGGGCCTGCGCCCTCCCCCGCAGCCGCTCGCAGCCCTGCGGCCTGGACGCCCGCCGAAGCGCGGTCAAGCGGCCGCACGACGATGACCCCCGGCGCCAGCGGCCCTCGCTGGACTTCGACAAGATGAACCAG AAGCCATACTCGGAGAACCGCCGTCTCCCAGGCCAGGAGGACGGCCAGAGCTCCCCGCCCCCGCCGTGGTTCATGGCCTACAGCCCCACCGGTGGCTACGAACGGGGGCTGAGCGAGagcgaggacgaggaggacgaggaggaggaggaggagggggctgggaggtgggaccGGATCCTGCTCCCCCAGCGAACATTGTCCCAGCAGGATTTTGGGGACCTGGACTTGAATCTGATCGAGGAGAACTAG